AGGCGAGAGAGCTGCTCTTAGCCTACGCCGAGGAGACCGGCGAGGCCGTCGAGGAGCCGGAAGGGCTGTTGGGGCACATCAAGGGGTTCTTCGGGCGCAAAAAGGACAAGCAGGAAAAAAAGGGCGACAAGGTCGGAACCGGCGGCTGAGCCTAGTCAGCGCCAGATCAGGCGACCTCTCTGACGTGGAGGATCTCTTTGCCTTTTAAAGGGCGAATCTCCTCCTCACCAAGGGTCAGCAGGGCGATGGTTCTTCCTTCGGCCGTCACAAACTCGACCTCAAAGGCTTGCCTGTCCCGATAGCAATGCACCACGGCTCCAAGATCACCGGCCTGTAAGCCGTGTTCTTCAACATCTCGGTTTAGAACCACCAGGTCCAGCTCTTGAATCACCACAGCCCCTTTATGCCATTATAGAGGATATGCCGTCACGAAGCGCGGCTTAGTTTCACCTCTTTCCACGATCCAGACGGTGCGCAAGAGCAGTGACTTGCCCAGCGGTGTTCGGATGCTGCCATCAACGAGGTATTTCATCCCATAGGGTGTCAGTACACTCTCCTGCACCTCTTCCGAAGAGGCGATAGTCAACAGATGGCGTGCCAACACATTCGCGCTCTTGCTATCGAAGCCGGCAGCACGTAGAAGCTTGGCTTTTGACTTGCCAAGCGGATGGATTAGCGACAACAAATAATTTTCCAGCTTTGCTGGTGGAATGTAGGCGTGTTCTGCGCCGGGCAGTTTCACGTTTGTCCCGTCATGCCCGCACCGTCACAAGACTGTCACACGCTCACCTGCATCTCAAGGCCCACGTGACGGCCTGCTACGCCGGTCATAGTTTCATGCCGAAGGTGACGCCCCAGTCCTGGCGCGACAGCTCGGTGAAGCCGTACGCATGATAAAAGCGCTGGGCGCGGCTGTTTCGCGCGCCCACGCCGAGATGTACGCCCCTCGAGCCTCGCGCCCTCAACTCGTCCAAGAAGCGGTCCATGAGCCGCCTGCCGTCGCCTCGGCCCTGGGCGCGGGGCAGGAGATCGATGTGCAGGTGCGAGGGGTAGTCGTGGGCGGCCTCGGGCAGCTCGAGCCGGGGATGGTGGAGCAGGTGCCGGATGCGCTCGTCGGGCGTCCAGCTCTCGGGGCCTCCCTCCGGGTCGGGGTAGCGCGCCTGGAGTGCGGGCAGCCAGCGCTCCAGGTAAGCCCGGTGGTAGCGCCCCGTGTCGAGCGCGCCCAGGATGTAGCCGCAGACGCCGCTCTCGTCGCCAAGCATACCTTCGTCGTTGAGCATAAAGGCCAGCTCGGGCTCGAGGACGAGATAGGGTCCGGCGTAGAGGTGGCCGAGCAGCTCGGGGTCGCCGTAGAGACGGCTGGCGTCCTCGCCCGAGTCGCCGGTCTTCAAGCAGATGCGGTAGGCGGCCGCCAGGTCGCCCGGTTCGTAGCGGCGGATGCGGTAGCTGGCTAGGGTCATAGCTCGAGCATTATAGACGCTCGAGCCAAATGGCAAGTTCATCCAAGACCTCGTCCGCGCAGACCTTTAGGATGCGCGCGCCCGCTTTCTTCCTGAGCCAGGTGCGCTGGCGCTTGGCGTAGCGCAGCGTCGCTAGTCGCACCGCCGCCCCTGCCTCCGCCAGGCTAAGGCGGCCCTCCAAAAAGTCGGCGATCTCCTTGTAGCCGATGGCCTGCGTGGCGGTGGGGCGGCTCGGATAGCGGGCGATGAGCCGCGCCACCTCGTCCACCAGACCCTCTTGAAACATCGCCGCGAGGCGCGCCTCGATCCTCGGCTCGAGCCTGTCCAGCCCCGGCAAGAGCGCCACCTCGCTATAGCGAAAGCGCGGCGGGGTCACCGGGAAGGAGCTCGGCGGCTGGCCCGTCCGGCGGAGGATCTCCACGGCCCGCAGCACCCGCCGGGGATTGCGCTGCGCCCGAAGCGCATCCTCGGGGCTGGCGGCCTCGAGCTCGCGCAGGAGGGGCTCTAAGCCCTGCTTCTCGACGATCTCCCACAGCTCGGCCTGAGCTTCCGGGTCGGCCGGGGGCACGGTGGGCAGGCCCTGCGCCAGCGCGCGGATGTAAAAGCCCGTGCCGCCGACGACGAGCGGCCTCTGGCCCCGCGCCAGCACGTCCGCTATCGCCGCCTCGGCCAGCCGGATGTAGCTGGCAACGCTGAAGGGCTGGTCGGGCCGGACCACGTCGATGAGGTGGTGCGGCACCCGCGCCCGCTCCGCGGGGGTCGGCTTGGCCGTGCCGACGTCCATCCCCCGGTAGACCAGCATGGCGTCGGCGGAGACGATCTCCAGCGGGAAACGCGCAGCCAGCTCGAGGGCGGCGCCGCTCTTGCCCGAGGCGGTGGGACCGGCGAGCACGGGGACGGAAAGGAGCGAGGTTTTCTCGGGTAGGGTCTCGGTTGGAGTTTTCTCAGTCAAGGCCATTCACAGTAACAGAACAGTGACAGGACAGTGACAGGACAGTAACAGAACAGCAACAAAGCTGTCACCGCGAGGTGCTAGACTCCCCCCATGGAACTCGACACGACTTCCGACCTGCGGCAGCTTCTCAACCTGCGCGAACGCATCACCTCGCTGAGCCAGGAACTTCAGCTGCCGGACGACGGCCTGAGCCCCAGGCTAGACCTTTTGGACACCGGTGACGCCTACCGTCTCATCGCCGAGGTGCCGGGCGTGCGCCAAGACGACCTCGAGGTCGCCATCTTGGGCCGCGAGCTGACCATCGCCGGCATCCGCGAGCCTTATGGTGACGGCGACAACGGGCCCCTCCTGCTCATGACCGAGCGGCCCAGCGGCCACTTCCAGCGCAGCGTCACCCTGCCCGGCGAGGTCGTGCGCGAACGGGGTCAGGCGCATCTGCGCGAGGGCCTCCTGGTGCTCGACCTGCCCAAGGCCTGAGCGGGGCGGATGAGCGGATCGGGCATGGTCTTGCCGCCGCCGGACCTGCCCTTTCCGGTGACCGAGCGCTACCGGGTAGTGCCTGACATGCACCGCCTCGGCGGTGAGCTCTTCGGCCGCGTCGAACGGGGGCACTTTCAGATCGACGACGCCTTGGAACACTACCTCGAGCGCAAGCTGGCGCAACTGGAAGGGCACGCGGCCCACTGCCGCCGTCTGCACGCGGGCTGTGACGAGGCGGGCCTGAGCGAAGCTTTGCGACAGGTCTTCGCCCTGCTCGCCGAGGAACACCCCGAGTTGGTGGAGATCGAGCAGGAAAAGGTCGCCCTCAAGGCCTCAGGGCTCGAGCTCGACCCAGCGGGGAATGTGAGGACGGACCCGGACGCGCCGCTGGCCGCCTTGGGCGAACGCGCCGCCCGCTGGCTTTCGGCGCAGCGCGGCGTTCTCCGCCTGGCCGACGCGCTGGCGCTCACCGTGCAGGAGGACTTCGTGATCATGCGCGGCGAGGCCCAAACGCACGGCGCCGAACTGCTGCACGTCTGTTTTCCCAGTCACTGGCGCCCCGCCGAGAATGCCGGCCTCGGTTACGCGCAGATCCACGCGCCGGTGGCGCATAACGCGCCCTTGCTGGCCTCGGCGCGGCGGGTGATGAAGGCGCTCTTCAGCAAGGGGCCCTTCGTCCGCTACACCTGGGGCCTCGTCACCGATCCCAGGCTCGACCACAACCCGGCTCTGCCCGACTATCCCGAGAACACGCTGCCCGAAGAGGTGCTGAAGGACCCCGCGCGGTTCGGCTCGCGGGTCTTCCTCCGCGTCGAGCGGCAGACGACTTGCGCCCTGCCCGCGCTGCAGCGCTGCCTCTTCACCATCCGCGTGAGCGTCAGGCCGCTCGCCGAGGTGCTCAGCACAGACGAGCGCAAGCGGAGGCTGGCCGCTGCGCTCCGCTCGATGGACGACGACCTGCTCCGCTACAAGGGCCTGACCCGCCTGCGCGCGCCGCTCCTGGCCTGGCTCGAGGCTTAGACGCTGAGGGCTTAGATCCTTAGGCCCTAAGGGTCGATCTGGCCCTGAGGGTCGATCTGGCCCTGAGGGTCGATCTGGATGGTGCCGCTGACCGAGCCGGTGACGACGACGTCGTTGGTGCTGAGGTCGTACTCGATGAGCTCGCCCGAGACCACGTCCGCGCCCTCGCGGCTGGTGGCCGGCGCCTCGGGGCTACCGCGCAAAAAGGCGATGTTCGAGGTCTCGTCGTACTCGAACTCGCCGGCCTCGCTGACCCGCGCGCCCGACTCGACGGTGACGTTGCCGCGCAGGAGGGTGTTGTCGTCGTCCACATTGAAGGCCATGCCGTCGGCCCGCGCACTGAGCCGCTCGCTCTCGCCTTCCGCCTCGCGCTCGAGCGTGACCGGCACCTCCGGCGTTCCGACCAGCGTGCCGAGGCCGGTGGCGTTGTCGTAGAGGAGGTGGCTGCCCCTCACGGTGCTGCGCCCCTCGACGATGCTGACGCCGGCTTCGCCCGTCGGGGTGATGTTCTGGGGGCAGCGCCGCTCGTCGATCTCCAGGCCAGCGTCGATCATCTCGAGCTGCGTTCTCTCCTGGCCCTCCTCCGGCTGCTTTTCCAGAACTATCCTCGAGAGGATGCGCATCTCGCCCACGAGCGTCTCCACGAGGTAGGGCTCGGGCGCGTAGACGGTGCTCACGCGCCTCTCCTCCTCGCAGCCGGGGTTGCGCAGGATGAAGCGCCCGCCCGCCTCGCCGGGCGCGTACTGGTTGACCAAGATGGTGCGCTCGCCCCGGCGGATGCTCAAGGAGGAGACGACCTCCTGGTTCTGCTCCGGTGTCGGGG
The DNA window shown above is from Deinococcota bacterium and carries:
- a CDS encoding DUF4926 domain-containing protein; the protein is MIQELDLVVLNRDVEEHGLQAGDLGAVVHCYRDRQAFEVEFVTAEGRTIALLTLGEEEIRPLKGKEILHVREVA
- a CDS encoding GNAT family N-acetyltransferase, which translates into the protein MTLASYRIRRYEPGDLAAAYRICLKTGDSGEDASRLYGDPELLGHLYAGPYLVLEPELAFMLNDEGMLGDESGVCGYILGALDTGRYHRAYLERWLPALQARYPDPEGGPESWTPDERIRHLLHHPRLELPEAAHDYPSHLHIDLLPRAQGRGDGRRLMDRFLDELRARGSRGVHLGVGARNSRAQRFYHAYGFTELSRQDWGVTFGMKL
- the miaA gene encoding tRNA (adenosine(37)-N6)-dimethylallyltransferase MiaA; the encoded protein is MALTEKTPTETLPEKTSLLSVPVLAGPTASGKSGAALELAARFPLEIVSADAMLVYRGMDVGTAKPTPAERARVPHHLIDVVRPDQPFSVASYIRLAEAAIADVLARGQRPLVVGGTGFYIRALAQGLPTVPPADPEAQAELWEIVEKQGLEPLLRELEAASPEDALRAQRNPRRVLRAVEILRRTGQPPSSFPVTPPRFRYSEVALLPGLDRLEPRIEARLAAMFQEGLVDEVARLIARYPSRPTATQAIGYKEIADFLEGRLSLAEAGAAVRLATLRYAKRQRTWLRKKAGARILKVCADEVLDELAIWLERL
- a CDS encoding Hsp20/alpha crystallin family protein, translated to MELDTTSDLRQLLNLRERITSLSQELQLPDDGLSPRLDLLDTGDAYRLIAEVPGVRQDDLEVAILGRELTIAGIREPYGDGDNGPLLLMTERPSGHFQRSVTLPGEVVRERGQAHLREGLLVLDLPKA
- a CDS encoding DUF3445 domain-containing protein; this encodes MSGSGMVLPPPDLPFPVTERYRVVPDMHRLGGELFGRVERGHFQIDDALEHYLERKLAQLEGHAAHCRRLHAGCDEAGLSEALRQVFALLAEEHPELVEIEQEKVALKASGLELDPAGNVRTDPDAPLAALGERAARWLSAQRGVLRLADALALTVQEDFVIMRGEAQTHGAELLHVCFPSHWRPAENAGLGYAQIHAPVAHNAPLLASARRVMKALFSKGPFVRYTWGLVTDPRLDHNPALPDYPENTLPEEVLKDPARFGSRVFLRVERQTTCALPALQRCLFTIRVSVRPLAEVLSTDERKRRLAAALRSMDDDLLRYKGLTRLRAPLLAWLEA